A window of Deltaproteobacteria bacterium genomic DNA:
GCAGGCGCCACCGGCTACTCGGCGGTTGCGTCGCCGATCGCCAGCGGCGGCCAGGCGGTCGGCGTCGTGATCCTGTTCAAGGAAGAGATCGGCGAAGCGGAGCGCCTGCTCCAGCTCCAGCGCGATCTTCAGGGTGGACTCGAGGAGCTCGCGGGCACGCTCGACGACATCGCGACGCATGCGAGCGGAGCGCGCGCCACGCAACAGCGCGCGCTCGTCTACGACGGCCTGCGCGCGATCGCGCGCGTGCGCAAGTTCAGCGAGGAGATGCAGGCGGCGCTCGCCGGCAAGCCTTCCGCGGCGCGGAGCGAACGAATCGACGTGACTGCGCTGCTCGCGCGAATCGTCGACCGTGCCGAGCGCCTCGCGGGCGGCGAAGGCGTGGCGATCAGCCTGCTCGCGCCCGGCAAGCTGCCCGAGCTGCGCGGTGACGAGGCGCAGCTCGCGCGCGCGCTGCAGCGCATGCTCGACGCGCGCCTCAGCGCGCATCCCGCGCCGGAGCGCATCACCGTGGGCGCTCGCGTCGTCAGCGCCGACAACGGCCGTGCACTGCTGCTCTCGTTCAGCGAGCTGCGCAGCGGCGGCTACGACGCGCCGTTCTCGGACGGATCGGTGCTCGACGAAGCGTTCGGCCCGTTTGGGGCGACGAAGCTCTCGGCTTCGTCGGCGCGGCTTGGGCGGGCGACCGTGGTGAGGTTTCCGTTGGGGTGAGGTGTGCGGGGCTTGTCGGCGATTCGGGGCAACGCCGCGCTTTTCCTTGTTGACTTCGCAAGCGCCTCCGCAGACTCCGGCGCTTGCTGCGCGCTTCGCTTGCGGCCTCGGCCGACCTGCTGGGGAGGGCGTTCGACTGCGAGGTCGTTCTGGCGGCGGGGTGGCGCGTGGTTGGCGCGTAGCTCGGTTCAGCTCGTAGTGGTTACTCGCGTTGCGCGAGGAATCGGAGGAGGTAGGGGGCGGCGAGCTTCATGGGATCGACTTCGGGGGCGAGGTCGCGGGAGAGGGCGAAGACGGTGCTGACAGTTTTTGCGTAGAGCAGCAGGTCGGGGGGGAGTGTCAGGCCGGGCGTCGCGTAGAGCAGGGTCTGCGCTTCGTCCTTGAGCGCGAGCACGCGCTCGCCGGACAGCGCGAGCGCGTTGCCGCCCTCGCCGCGCAGGCGCGTCAGCATGGCGCCGACGGCGTCGCGCACGGCGGGCTCGGCGCCGGGCTCGATCATGCGCATGCGCTGCATGGCAGCGAGGAACTCGTCGAGCTGGTTGTTCAGCAGGGCGAGGATTCCGGCGCGCAGCTCGCGGCGCAGCTCGGTTGTCAGGCGCTGCGACAGGCCGAAGTCGACGAACAGGACGCGCGGGTTCGCGGCGGCGCTCGGCTCGTCGATCACGAACAGGTTGCCCGCGTGCGGATCGGCGTGAAACACGCCGTCGAGGAAGATCTGGCGCGCGTAGGCCCGCAGCACGATCTCGACCACCGCGGTGGGCGCGATGCCGCGCGCGAGCAGCGCCTCGCGCGAGAGCGGGATCGTCGCGATGCGCTCCATCGCGAGCACGCGCTTCGCCGAGGCGTCGGCGATCACACGCGGCACGACCACGTTCTTCTCGGCTGCGAGGTTCGCCGCAATCTCGCGCGCGGAATTCGCTTCGCGCGCGAAGTCGAGCTCGCTCTCGAAGCCGCGCGCGAACTCGCGCCAGGTCGCGTCGTCGACGCGCGCACCCGTGACGACTCGGAGCGCGAGCCGCGCGAGGGCGAGGTCGGCGCGCAGGCTCCGCGCGAGCCAGGGGTACTGCACCTTCACCGCGACTTCGCCGCCCCCGCGCAGCTGGGCCGCGTGCACCTGCGCGATCGAGGCGGCGCCGAGCGGCCGCGCGTCGAGGCGCGCGAAGTGCCGCGCGAGCGGCGCGCCGAGGGCGCGCTCGATCTCGCCGCGAATCCAGCTTGCGGGCAGGGGCGGCACGTCGTCGCGCAGCGCGAGCAGGGCAGCGCGGGCCTCGGGCGCCATCACGTCGACGCGCAGCGCCGCGAGCTGCCCGAGCTTCGCGAACGGCCCCTTCAGCACGCCGAGCGCGCGCGCCGCGAGCGCGAGGCGCTGCTCGCGCGGGGCGAGCGCGGCGCGCAGCGCAAACGCGGCGAGCACGAGCGCCTGCGTGATCCCGAGCGCGCGCAGGGCGACGGCGCACGATGCGACACCACGTGCGACTCGCGATTGCCGCGGCGGAAGTGCGGTCTGCGGCTCCACGCGTCGCCCCCATTTCTCTGATAGGCCGCGGCTGCGCGCGCCGCTAGCCCGCGGCGCCTAGAGTTCGCGAGCAATTTCGCGAGGCTCAAGCCACCGTTGCGCAGAGACGATGCATTTCTGCGTGAGGGGCGAGATGAGCCGTCAGCCGCAAAGCTGCGATCGCGGAGGCGCGCGATGAGCGCGGAGGAACGGCGCGCGCGCGTGCTGGTGGTGGACGACAGCCGCTTCCACCGCGAGCTCGCGCGCGACGTGCTCTCGAGCCGCGCTGAGGTGACGTGCTGCAGCGGCGCGCAGGAGGCGCTCGCGGCGCTCGAGCACGGCGAGTTCGATCTCGTGATCTCCGATCTCACGATGCCGGAGTTATCAGGGCTCGACTTGCTGGAGCGCGTGCAGCGCCGCTTCCCCGGCAGCGAGTTCGTGATCGTCACCGCCAACGCGACGGTCGACAGCGCCGTGCACGCGCTGCGCATGGGCGCGACGGACTATCTGCAGAAGCCCGTGCGCTCGGCGGACCTGATCCTGTGCCTCGAGCGCGCCCTCGCGCGGCGGCGCCTCGTGAGCGAGAACCAGCGCCTGCGCGGCGAGCTCGCGCTCTATGCAGCGGCGCGCACGCTCGCGTCCACGCTCGAGCCCGACGAGGTGTTCGCGCTCGCGCTCGAGATCGCCTGTCGCACGCTCGCGAACCGGCGCGGCTTCGCGCTCTACCAGCGCCCGAACCTCACCGACTCGATCGGCGTGCACGCGGCCGGGCTCGAAGAGACGGAGCTGGAGCGTCTGCGCGCCGTGATCGAAGCGGGCAAGCGCGTCGACTGGAACGCGTACCCCGCCATCGCGCGCGTCGACCGCGGCCCGCTGCTCGAGTTGTTACGGGCGGCGGGCATCGCCGAGGCGCCGGTGGTCGTGGTCCCCCTGCGTGGCGAGGAGCAGGACGCGGGCCTGCTCGCGCTGCTCGGCGCCGAGGACTCGCCAGACGCGCTCGCGCAGCTCGCGATCGTGGCGGCGCACGCGGGCGTCGCGTTGCGCAACGCCGAGCGCTACCGCCGCGCGCGCGACCGCGCCTTCGTCGACGACGCCACCGACGTCTACAACTCGCGCTACTTGCTCGAAGCGCTCGACCGCGAAGTGCGCCGCTCCGAGCGCTACGGCAGCGAGCTCTCGATCCTGTTCATCGACCTCGACCGCTTCAAGCTCGTGAACGACAACCACGGCCACCTCGTCGGCACGAGCGTGCTGCGCCAGCTCTCGCGCCTGCTCGCGCAGTCCGTGCGCCAGGTCGACACCGTGGCGCGCTACGGCGGCGACGAGTTCACGATCCTGCTCGCCGACACCGGCGAGCGCGGCGCGCGCGTGATCGCCGAGCGCATCCGCAAGTGGGTCGCCGACAACGCCTTCGAGGCCGATGCGGGCCGCACGCTGAAGCTCAGCTGCAGCGTCGGCCTCGCGACGTATCCCGCGCACGGCCGTACGCGCGAGGCGCTGCTCGACGCCGCGGACAAGGCGATGTACCGGGCGAAGAGCCAGGGAAGGAATCGCGTGTGCAGCGCGAGTGAGTTGGCGTAGGGCGAGCGCTTCGCGCGATCTCGCGCGGAGCGAAAGCCGCCGCGTGTAGAGTGGGTTCTCGATGCCCCAGCAGGAAACACTGCTCTCGCTCGCGGAGATCTCGGTCGCGCTCGCGGGCTTTGCGGGGTTGGTCGCGGCGCTGGGGTCCTTCTTGTCCGCCGAGCGTCAACTCGCGGCAGCGCGAGTTCGAGCGATCGCAGAGAACGGCCTGATCGTCCTTCCGTTCGCGCTGTTGCCGCTGTTCGTGCTCGGGTTCGGCGTCGAGGAGGAGGCAGCGTTCCGTGCGTCGAGTGTTTGCTTCTTGATCGGGTACGGCGCCCATTGGAGCCTGGTGATCACACGCTTCGCGCGTCTCGCCCGAGAAGGGAGATACGCATTCGTCTTCTCGAGCTGGGTCGGAATCGGCTTCAGCGTGGGCGCCTTGCTCGTGGCTTTCGCCAACTCCTTGGGAGTGTTCGGGAGTTACGTCGGCAACGCCTACGTCGTGAGCCTGGTCGGGCCGCTGTACAACTGTGCTCTCCCATTCTTTCGGCTGCTGGCAGCCATCTCGATCCGCGACCGCGCGGAGTGAGGACTACGGAACGAGCTCTCGCGTCTCAGCCCTTCAGCACTCCGCTCAGCTTGGCCGCGTGCGTCGAGAGCGCGTCCATCAGCGCTGGGGAGAGGCAGTCGTAGGCGGGCAGGCCGATCTTCTTCAGGCGCGCGCGGATCGCGGGCATGCTCGCGGGGTCGGTGCCGGTTTCGATCACCGAGGACGCGAACGCGGCGAACTCGATCGGCGACCAGCCCTTGTCCTTCGACAGCTCCGTGTGCACGAAGTCGAGTCCGTGGAACGCGTGCCGCGTGTTCTCGATGCGCCCGAACATGTGCGTGCCGCAGTCGCTGCACGCGTGCCGCTGAATCGCGGCGTTCGCGTCGACGATCTTCAGCTTGTGCGCGCCCGCGGTCACCGAAACTTTTTCGCGCGGCACGACGGCGATGATCGAGAAAACCGCGCCGGCGTGCTTCCAGCACTTGCTGCAGCCACAGGCGTGGTTGTGCGCGGTTTGCGCCGCGACCGAGACCACGACGGGATCGCTCGCGCAGCGGCACTGAAGCGTGCCTCCGGCGAACTTCGCCTTGGCCTTACCCAGCGCGCCCTTGTCGAGCAGCGGGTGCAGCGGAATCGGCGGCGCCACCTTCTTTTTCGCAGCGCGCTTCGCGGTCTTCTTCGCCATCACAGAGCTCCTTTGCGATGCAGCTACATGACACCCGGCGGGGGGGCGCAGTCAATCGCGATGTAACCGGCGGCGGCGCGCCCACGAAGCGGGCCGCGTCACGTACCCGGTCGATCGCGCGTAGGCTCGCGGGCGGTGGTGTGGAGGACGCGGTGAGGGTTGCGTTCGGCCGGATCGGGACTCGACGGGGCGGCTTCGTCTGGATGGTCGCCTTGGTCCTCTTCCAGGCATGCGTTTCGCGCAGCTTCTGCGACTTGGATTTGAGGGCGGAAGGCTGGAGGGCGATCGCTCGTCCCTCCGACTCCGGAGTCGCGAGTGAAGGCGCCTCGAAGCGCGTACGCTGGTTCACGAACCAACGCGGCGACTTCCTCGCGTGCCACGCGGGCGTCGGCACGACCTACTGCCGCGGGATCTACGACCGGTTCACGAGGCGCGCCGATGGCACCTTCGAGCGCCAGGAGATCGTCTGCATGACCCGGAGGTCGATGGTTGGCGGCCTGACACCCCCGACGCCCCTCTGCTAACTCCCGGCGCGTTTTCCTTCACGATTTCGCAGACTTCGGGGGCTCCTCGAAGGCGCTTCGAGGGCGGGCGATGAGCGACGGCGGCGGCACCAGCGGACACAGCGCGAGCGCGCGCGACACCGCGCAGCTCGACGTGCTCGGCGCGCTGCGGCGCACGCATTACTGCGGCGCGGTTCGCGCGGACCTCGTCGGGCGCGAGGTCGTGGTGATGGGCTGGGTGCACGTCGCGCGCGACCACGGCGGCGTGATCTTCGTCGATCTGCGCGACCGCGAGGGCGTGGTGCAGTGCGTGTTCCGGCCCGAGGTGTCGAGCGCGGTGCACGCGCGCGCGGGCGAGCTGCGCAGCGAGTTCGTCGTGGCGGTGCGCGGCACGGTCGAGCGCCGCTCGGCGGAGACGGTGAACGCGAAGCTGCCCACGGGCGAGATCGAGATCGTGGCGCGCGAGGTGCGCGTGCTGAACGTCGCGACGCCGCCGCCCTTCGCGATCGAGGAGGAGAGCGGGGCGGACGAGATGACGCGGCTGCGCCATCGCATCCACGACCTGCGCCGCCCGCCGCTGCAGAAGAGCATGCGCACGCGTCACGCGCTCTATCAGAGCGCGCGCGCGACGCTCGCCGAGCACGGCTTCCTCGAGATCGAGACGCCGATCCTCGCGAAGGCGACGCCCGAAGGGGCGCGCGACTTCCTCGTGCCGAGCCGCCTGCAGCCCGGCGGGTTCTACGCGCTGCCGCAGTCGCCGCAGATCATGAAGCAGCTCTTCATGGTCTCGGGCTTCGACCGCTACTTCCAGATCGCGCGGTGCTTCCGCGACGAGGACCTGCGCGCGGACCGCCAGCTCGAGTTCACGCAGATCGACCTCGAGATGAGCTTCGTCGGCGTGGAGGAAGTGCTCGCGGTGCTCGAGGACCTGACGTGGCGCGCGTGGCGCGACACGCTCGGCGTCACGCTGCCGCGCCCGTTCCCGCGCATGTCGTACGCGGAGGCGATGGCGCGCTACGGCAGCGACAAGCCCGACACGCGCGTGCTGCTCGAGCTGGTCGACCTGACGGACTTGTTCGTGAACAGCGGCTTCAAGGCGTTCGCGGGGCCCGTCGCGAAGGGCGGCATCGTGAAGTGCCTGCCGATTCACGATGCGGAGTCCCTGACGAGAAGCGAGATCGACCGGCTCGAAGCCTTCGTGAAGAAAGAGCTCGGCGCGAAGGGGCTCGCCTGGATTCGCGTGATGCCGGGCGGCGAGTGGCAGTCGCCGATCGCGAAGTTCCTCGGCGACGCGGAGCGCGCGGGCATCGCGGAGCGCACGGGGGCGAGGCCGGGCAGCGTGCTGTTCTTCGCGGCGGACGAGTTCGCGAAGGCGAACGCGATCCTCGGGCGGCTGCGCCTCGATCTCGGACGTCAGCTCGGTCGCGTCGACGCGCGCGAGTGGGCGC
This region includes:
- the aspS gene encoding aspartate--tRNA ligase produces the protein MSDGGGTSGHSASARDTAQLDVLGALRRTHYCGAVRADLVGREVVVMGWVHVARDHGGVIFVDLRDREGVVQCVFRPEVSSAVHARAGELRSEFVVAVRGTVERRSAETVNAKLPTGEIEIVAREVRVLNVATPPPFAIEEESGADEMTRLRHRIHDLRRPPLQKSMRTRHALYQSARATLAEHGFLEIETPILAKATPEGARDFLVPSRLQPGGFYALPQSPQIMKQLFMVSGFDRYFQIARCFRDEDLRADRQLEFTQIDLEMSFVGVEEVLAVLEDLTWRAWRDTLGVTLPRPFPRMSYAEAMARYGSDKPDTRVLLELVDLTDLFVNSGFKAFAGPVAKGGIVKCLPIHDAESLTRSEIDRLEAFVKKELGAKGLAWIRVMPGGEWQSPIAKFLGDAERAGIAERTGARPGSVLFFAADEFAKANAILGRLRLDLGRQLGRVDAREWAPLLVLDFPVFERGDDGKLTFMHMPFVAPHEEDLGLFDSNPLAMRGTHYDVVMNGLELGSGSLRNHRSDVQRKIFEILGYAKDEMEARFGFMLNALDAGAPPHGGFAFGLDRMAMLLAGAASLRDVIALPKTQRGQDLLMDAPGEVEKKQLEEIHIRVVMPKPEGA
- a CDS encoding diguanylate cyclase; its protein translation is MSAEERRARVLVVDDSRFHRELARDVLSSRAEVTCCSGAQEALAALEHGEFDLVISDLTMPELSGLDLLERVQRRFPGSEFVIVTANATVDSAVHALRMGATDYLQKPVRSADLILCLERALARRRLVSENQRLRGELALYAAARTLASTLEPDEVFALALEIACRTLANRRGFALYQRPNLTDSIGVHAAGLEETELERLRAVIEAGKRVDWNAYPAIARVDRGPLLELLRAAGIAEAPVVVVPLRGEEQDAGLLALLGAEDSPDALAQLAIVAAHAGVALRNAERYRRARDRAFVDDATDVYNSRYLLEALDREVRRSERYGSELSILFIDLDRFKLVNDNHGHLVGTSVLRQLSRLLAQSVRQVDTVARYGGDEFTILLADTGERGARVIAERIRKWVADNAFEADAGRTLKLSCSVGLATYPAHGRTREALLDAADKAMYRAKSQGRNRVCSASELA
- a CDS encoding AarF/ABC1/UbiB kinase family protein, coding for MEPQTALPPRQSRVARGVASCAVALRALGITQALVLAAFALRAALAPREQRLALAARALGVLKGPFAKLGQLAALRVDVMAPEARAALLALRDDVPPLPASWIRGEIERALGAPLARHFARLDARPLGAASIAQVHAAQLRGGGEVAVKVQYPWLARSLRADLALARLALRVVTGARVDDATWREFARGFESELDFAREANSAREIAANLAAEKNVVVPRVIADASAKRVLAMERIATIPLSREALLARGIAPTAVVEIVLRAYARQIFLDGVFHADPHAGNLFVIDEPSAAANPRVLFVDFGLSQRLTTELRRELRAGILALLNNQLDEFLAAMQRMRMIEPGAEPAVRDAVGAMLTRLRGEGGNALALSGERVLALKDEAQTLLYATPGLTLPPDLLLYAKTVSTVFALSRDLAPEVDPMKLAAPYLLRFLAQRE
- a CDS encoding PAS domain-containing protein, producing the protein MNGAESLLSYLDAPIVVGDPEGRAVYVNPAFEERFPRGDDSAIGLPLAELFDGGAREAVLRGVMTACETRTTARFRLRAGATGYSAVASPIASGGQAVGVVILFKEEIGEAERLLQLQRDLQGGLEELAGTLDDIATHASGARATQQRALVYDGLRAIARVRKFSEEMQAALAGKPSAARSERIDVTALLARIVDRAERLAGGEGVAISLLAPGKLPELRGDEAQLARALQRMLDARLSAHPAPERITVGARVVSADNGRALLLSFSELRSGGYDAPFSDGSVLDEAFGPFGATKLSASSARLGRATVVRFPLG
- the gfa gene encoding S-(hydroxymethyl)glutathione synthase, encoding MAKKTAKRAAKKKVAPPIPLHPLLDKGALGKAKAKFAGGTLQCRCASDPVVVSVAAQTAHNHACGCSKCWKHAGAVFSIIAVVPREKVSVTAGAHKLKIVDANAAIQRHACSDCGTHMFGRIENTRHAFHGLDFVHTELSKDKGWSPIEFAAFASSVIETGTDPASMPAIRARLKKIGLPAYDCLSPALMDALSTHAAKLSGVLKG